From the genome of Gracilinanus agilis isolate LMUSP501 chromosome 2, AgileGrace, whole genome shotgun sequence, one region includes:
- the LOC123236104 gene encoding olfactory receptor 4F6-like translates to MDGSNESVVYEFVLLGLASSQEIQVLLFLFFSLFYMASMLGNLLIVLTVISDARLHSPMYFLLANLSFIDTCVCSIAAPKMISDLFRKRKVISWNGCIAQMFFIHTVGGTEMVLLIVMAFDRFIAICKPLHYLTIMRLRRCILLLMVSWIIGFIHSMLQLAFVINLPFCGPNKVDSFYCDFPRFIKLACMDTYRLEFLVTANSGFISIGTFFILIISYIFILVTVRKHSSGGSSKALSTLSAHITVVIFFFGPCIIVYVWPFPTLPIDKFLAIFDVIITPFMNPVIYTFRNKEMKVAMKKLFSNIISFKKTF, encoded by the coding sequence ATGGATGGATCAAATGAGTCTGTGGtgtatgaatttgttttgttgggACTCGCAAGTTCTCAGGAGATTCaagttcttctgtttctgttcttttcactatttTATATGGCGAGCATGCTGGGAAACCTCCTCATTGTACTGACAGTCATCTCAGATGCTCGATTACACTCACCCATGTATTTTCTGTTGGCTAACCTTTCTTTCATTGACACATGTGTTTGCAGTATTGCAGCCCCTAAGATGATTTCTGATCTTTTCAGAAAGCGCAAAGTCATCTCTTGGAATGGCTGCATTGCTCAGATGTTCTTTATTCATACTGTTGGGGGTACTGAGATGGTGCTTCTCATAGTTATGGCCTTTGATCGATTCATTGCAATATGTAAACCTCTTCACTACCTGACCATTATGAGGCTGAGAAGGTGCATTTTGCTTTTGATGGTGTCTTGGATTATTGGCTTTATACATTCTATGCTGCAATTGGCTTTTGTTataaatttacctttttgtgGCCCTAACAAAGTGGATAGTTTTTATTGTGATTTTCCTAGGTTCATCAAACTTGCCTGCATGGATACCTATAGACTAGAGTTCTTGGTCACTGCTAACAGTGGCTTCATCTCCATAGGCACTTTCTTCATTTTGATTATCTCCTACATCTTCATCTTGGTCACTGTTCGTAAACATTCTTCAGGTGGTTCATCCAAGGCCCTTTCTACCCTGTCAGCTCACATCACAGTAGTGATCTTTTTCTTTGGTCCATGCATCATTGTCTATGTATGGCCATTCCCCACATTACCAATAGATAAATTTCTTGCCATCTTTGATGTAATTATAACCCCTTTTATGAATCCTGTCATCTATACATtcaggaataaagaaatgaaagtggcAATGAAAAAGCTGTTCAGTAATATCATAAGtttcaagaaaacattttaa